One part of the Sorangiineae bacterium MSr11954 genome encodes these proteins:
- a CDS encoding aminotransferase class III-fold pyridoxal phosphate-dependent enzyme, with product MSRDKSQALIDELGRYLITEPLPFGVDLAKSEGMYLATVDGDRLFDWAGYYGAKLIAHNHPRLYEPDYVRRLVVAANNKTANPDFLTPECVAYYRELHALAPRSMRSDSLEVYAVNSGAEAVENMMKYLINRHHERLIEQGKLQTVRRFVYFEQAFHGRTIFTLSVTRLSHAPVMTKDFHGFMPGNIQVPFPALDSAADSAGENTSRMERTLSMIENAFLQYRDEIVAVVVEPLQGAGGHRVAPPEFFPKLSTLCHEYDVQLGFDEVQTAGGTTGTMFAIDQFDLPHAPQAVAGGKKLGNGVVYMQRPMKDLGVLDSTWGGSLTDMVRFVQEMDIVRSEKLVEQVPAKTALLVETLEYLANRFPEVLHNVRGYGLYQGFSLREPAMKSRLIELALTEERLLLLGAGDRTIRLRPHLHVTEKDIVKLGEHLERLVKKLVR from the coding sequence ATGTCGAGAGACAAGAGCCAAGCACTGATCGACGAACTGGGGCGCTACCTCATCACGGAGCCGCTCCCCTTCGGGGTGGATCTCGCCAAATCCGAGGGGATGTATCTCGCGACGGTGGACGGCGACCGCCTCTTCGACTGGGCCGGCTACTACGGTGCCAAGTTGATTGCGCACAACCATCCACGCCTTTACGAGCCGGACTACGTCCGCCGGCTGGTGGTCGCAGCCAACAACAAAACGGCCAATCCTGATTTTCTCACCCCCGAGTGCGTCGCCTACTACCGCGAGCTGCACGCCCTCGCACCGCGCTCGATGAGGAGCGATTCGCTCGAGGTGTACGCGGTGAACTCGGGCGCCGAGGCGGTCGAGAACATGATGAAATACCTCATCAACCGCCACCACGAGCGCCTCATCGAGCAGGGCAAGCTCCAGACCGTGCGCCGGTTCGTCTACTTCGAGCAAGCCTTCCACGGCCGCACCATCTTCACGCTCAGCGTCACCCGCCTCTCGCACGCTCCGGTGATGACCAAGGATTTCCACGGCTTCATGCCTGGAAACATCCAAGTCCCCTTCCCCGCCCTGGACAGCGCCGCCGACTCCGCGGGCGAAAACACCTCGCGCATGGAGCGCACCCTCTCCATGATCGAAAACGCCTTTCTACAATACCGCGACGAAATCGTGGCCGTGGTGGTGGAGCCTCTGCAAGGCGCAGGCGGCCATCGGGTAGCTCCTCCCGAGTTCTTCCCCAAACTCTCGACCCTCTGCCACGAATACGACGTTCAACTCGGCTTCGACGAAGTGCAGACCGCCGGCGGAACCACGGGAACCATGTTCGCCATCGACCAGTTCGATCTTCCACACGCGCCGCAGGCCGTCGCCGGAGGAAAAAAGCTCGGCAACGGCGTGGTCTACATGCAAAGGCCGATGAAGGACCTCGGCGTGCTCGACTCGACCTGGGGCGGCTCCCTCACCGACATGGTGCGGTTCGTCCAAGAGATGGATATCGTCCGAAGCGAAAAGCTCGTCGAACAGGTACCCGCCAAGACCGCGCTCCTCGTCGAGACCCTCGAGTACCTGGCAAACCGCTTCCCCGAGGTCCTCCACAACGTCCGCGGCTACGGCCTTTACCAAGGCTTCTCCCTACGGGAACCGGCCATGAAGAGCCGCTTGATCGAGCTAGCCCTCACCGAAGAGCGCCTCCTCCTCCTCGGCGCGGGCGACCGTACGATCCGACTGCGTCCTCATCTCCACGTGACGGAGAAGGACATCGTCAAGCTCGGGGAGCACCTCGAACGCCTGGTGAAAAAGCTGGTGCGCTAG
- a CDS encoding phosphoenolpyruvate carboxykinase (GTP), giving the protein MSTTPVSPTGKSPYPSSVLAGPSKVPSTNPHLVTWVNEMAALCKPDRVVWVDGSEEEKKRLTDEAVAQGTLLPLNQEKLPGCYLHRSNPNDVARVEQLTFICTPTADEAGPTNNWMAPKDAYEKLGKLFDGSMRGRTMYVVPYIMGPAGSPMAKVGVELTDSIYVVLNMRIMARMGNIALKQLGESNDFNRGLHSTLDCNPERRFICHFPQDNTIWSVGSGYGGNVLLGKKCLALRVGSYLGRKEGWLAEHMLILGVESPEGEMTYVAAAFPSACGKTNFAMMIPPARFKGWKIYTVGDDIAWMKVGEDGRLRAVNPEFGYFGVAPGTNLKSNPNAMRTIARDTIYTNVALTSDGDVWWEGKDGDIPNELTDWQGRPWTRKGSTEKAAHPNSRFTAPMTNNPALSRFAEDPEGVPISAIIFGGRRANTVPLVIQAFSWTHGVFFGSALGSETTAAAAGKTGIVRRDPFAMLPFCGYNMADYFAHWLEMQAFITNPPKIFMVNWFRQDKNGNFLWPGFGENMRVLKWIVDRARLRVGGQETPFGWVPRAGDLDLSGLAISHEQVDAATEIDLDEWKAELESHGDFFKKFGERLPHVLELQREMFLARIETLKKRKWGAHQLD; this is encoded by the coding sequence ATGAGCACGACCCCGGTCTCCCCGACAGGCAAGTCCCCGTACCCGAGCTCGGTACTTGCGGGCCCTTCCAAGGTTCCCTCCACAAATCCCCACCTCGTCACGTGGGTGAACGAGATGGCTGCACTCTGCAAGCCGGATCGCGTGGTGTGGGTCGATGGAAGCGAGGAAGAAAAGAAACGCCTCACCGACGAAGCCGTCGCCCAAGGCACCCTCCTGCCGCTCAATCAGGAAAAGCTCCCGGGCTGTTACCTGCACCGCTCCAACCCGAACGACGTGGCGCGCGTGGAGCAGCTCACGTTCATCTGTACGCCCACCGCCGACGAGGCGGGGCCGACCAACAATTGGATGGCGCCGAAGGATGCCTACGAGAAGCTCGGAAAGCTCTTCGACGGCTCGATGCGCGGGCGAACCATGTACGTCGTGCCGTACATCATGGGACCCGCCGGCTCGCCCATGGCCAAGGTGGGCGTGGAGCTGACCGACAGCATCTACGTGGTGCTCAACATGCGCATCATGGCGCGCATGGGGAACATCGCGCTCAAGCAGCTCGGTGAATCCAACGACTTCAACCGCGGCCTGCACTCGACCCTCGACTGCAACCCCGAGCGCCGCTTCATCTGCCACTTCCCGCAGGACAACACCATTTGGTCCGTGGGCAGCGGCTACGGCGGCAACGTGCTGCTCGGCAAGAAGTGCCTGGCCCTGCGCGTCGGCAGCTACCTCGGTCGCAAAGAAGGCTGGCTCGCCGAGCATATGCTCATCCTGGGGGTCGAGAGCCCCGAGGGCGAGATGACCTATGTCGCCGCGGCCTTCCCCAGCGCTTGTGGCAAGACCAACTTCGCCATGATGATCCCGCCCGCGCGCTTCAAGGGCTGGAAGATCTACACGGTGGGCGACGATATCGCGTGGATGAAGGTGGGCGAGGACGGCCGGTTGCGCGCGGTGAACCCGGAGTTCGGCTACTTCGGCGTGGCGCCGGGCACGAACCTCAAGAGCAACCCCAACGCGATGCGCACCATCGCGCGCGACACCATCTACACGAACGTCGCGCTCACGTCCGATGGCGACGTGTGGTGGGAAGGCAAAGACGGCGACATCCCCAACGAGCTCACCGACTGGCAAGGCCGCCCCTGGACCCGCAAAGGCTCCACCGAGAAAGCCGCGCACCCCAACTCGCGCTTCACCGCGCCCATGACGAACAACCCGGCGCTCTCGCGCTTCGCGGAGGATCCCGAGGGCGTTCCCATCAGCGCCATCATCTTCGGCGGCCGCCGCGCCAACACGGTCCCCTTGGTCATCCAGGCCTTCAGCTGGACCCACGGCGTGTTCTTCGGCTCGGCCCTGGGCTCGGAGACCACGGCGGCGGCGGCGGGCAAGACGGGCATCGTGCGGCGCGACCCGTTCGCGATGCTTCCCTTCTGCGGCTACAACATGGCCGACTACTTCGCGCACTGGCTGGAGATGCAGGCGTTCATCACCAACCCGCCGAAGATCTTCATGGTGAACTGGTTCCGTCAGGACAAGAACGGCAACTTCCTCTGGCCGGGCTTCGGCGAGAACATGCGCGTCCTCAAGTGGATCGTGGACCGCGCTCGTCTGCGCGTCGGCGGCCAGGAGACCCCCTTCGGCTGGGTGCCCCGCGCCGGAGACCTCGATCTGTCGGGCCTCGCCATTTCGCACGAGCAGGTCGATGCGGCGACCGAGATCGATCTGGACGAGTGGAAGGCCGAGCTGGAGTCCCACGGTGACTTCTTCAAGAAGTTCGGCGAGCGCCTGCCCCATGTGCTCGAGCTCCAGCGCGAAATGTTCCTCGCGCGCATCGAGACCTTGAAGAAGCGCAAGTGGGGCGCGCACCAGCTCGACTAA
- a CDS encoding transporter, whose translation MSARSRKLRVLARALGALGAALFTVAVPMAREARACAVCGCGDPTLTAMGTEKPQTFRLRASAEWRHRTDSIGRSGMDEVRLTEDRFDAQVAVAPIDRLYLLLTVPTLRRKVSYVNAAERTRWGLGDIELRAKFFLYQDRDFVPRHLLAVVGGVKLPTAPLQRGAGGKLLPIELQPGTGSVDPIVGLSYAYFAAPISFYASVQGTYPTKGTEGFRAAASVRTTTAVQYQIVQPFALRLGIDTRTEGKSLEDGSNSRDSGGFIGFGTAEALVSPVTDFMLFASFRMPVLNALAGYHDEGPIYGAGIAYDF comes from the coding sequence GTGAGCGCGCGATCGAGGAAGCTGCGCGTCTTGGCGCGGGCCCTCGGGGCCCTCGGCGCCGCGCTGTTCACCGTCGCCGTGCCCATGGCACGCGAGGCTCGGGCGTGCGCGGTCTGCGGCTGCGGCGATCCCACGCTCACGGCCATGGGCACGGAGAAGCCGCAGACGTTTCGGCTGCGCGCATCGGCCGAGTGGCGGCACCGCACCGACTCCATCGGGCGGTCCGGCATGGACGAGGTCCGCCTGACGGAGGATCGCTTCGACGCGCAGGTGGCGGTCGCGCCCATCGATCGATTGTACCTGCTGCTCACGGTGCCCACCCTGCGGCGCAAGGTCTCGTACGTGAACGCCGCCGAGCGCACGCGCTGGGGGTTGGGCGATATCGAGCTCCGCGCCAAGTTCTTTCTCTATCAGGACCGCGACTTCGTGCCGCGCCACCTGCTCGCGGTGGTCGGCGGGGTGAAGCTCCCGACCGCCCCCCTGCAGCGCGGCGCCGGTGGAAAGCTCCTGCCCATCGAGCTGCAGCCCGGCACCGGCTCCGTCGATCCCATCGTCGGCCTCTCGTACGCGTACTTCGCCGCGCCCATTTCGTTCTACGCGAGCGTCCAAGGCACCTATCCGACCAAGGGCACCGAGGGCTTTCGCGCCGCCGCATCGGTTCGAACGACCACCGCCGTGCAGTATCAAATCGTGCAGCCGTTCGCGCTCCGGCTCGGGATCGACACGCGCACCGAGGGCAAATCGCTCGAGGACGGTTCGAACTCGCGCGACTCGGGCGGGTTCATCGGTTTTGGCACCGCGGAGGCGCTGGTGAGCCCCGTCACGGATTTCATGCTATTCGCCTCGTTCCGCATGCCCGTCCTCAACGCGCTCGCCGGGTACCACGACGAAGGGCCCATTTATGGGGCCGGGATCGCGTACGATTTCTGA
- a CDS encoding ferritin-like domain-containing protein, translating into MTTPLLSPEAFVRELDEQNRRALERIAQATKGPAANEATPGSCTPGSASASKPACEGKKLDTATLLRLALKNELEATECAAAWIPTTTDVDVKLALARQAGDEAKHYRLIQKRLGELGIDTSQHDPLAQGRSPLLEFLLGLEGTVARVAAGQFTREALAVVKNTEFVLFCEEQEDFKTAALYKGTIQPDEEHHHELGRTLLLKLATTVEAQEAARAASRRTLELAEELQEIARMRAGIVRAPGC; encoded by the coding sequence ATGACCACGCCTCTTCTGAGTCCCGAAGCCTTCGTCCGTGAGCTCGACGAGCAGAATCGCCGCGCGCTCGAGCGCATCGCGCAGGCCACCAAAGGCCCCGCGGCGAACGAAGCGACCCCCGGGAGCTGCACCCCGGGCTCCGCCTCGGCCAGTAAGCCGGCGTGCGAAGGCAAAAAGCTCGACACGGCCACGTTGCTTCGGCTGGCTCTGAAGAACGAGCTCGAGGCCACCGAGTGCGCGGCCGCATGGATTCCGACCACGACGGACGTCGACGTCAAGCTGGCCCTCGCGCGGCAAGCCGGCGACGAGGCGAAGCACTATCGCCTGATCCAGAAGCGCCTCGGTGAGCTCGGGATCGATACCTCGCAGCACGATCCGCTGGCCCAGGGCCGAAGCCCTCTCCTCGAGTTCCTCCTGGGGCTCGAGGGGACGGTGGCCCGGGTGGCGGCCGGCCAGTTCACCCGCGAAGCCCTGGCCGTGGTGAAGAACACGGAGTTCGTTCTCTTTTGCGAGGAGCAGGAGGACTTCAAAACGGCTGCCCTTTACAAAGGCACCATTCAACCCGACGAGGAGCACCACCACGAGCTGGGGCGCACCCTCTTGCTCAAGCTGGCCACCACCGTCGAAGCGCAAGAGGCCGCGCGTGCGGCAAGTCGTCGCACGTTGGAGCTCGCCGAAGAACTGCAGGAAATTGCACGCATGCGCGCCGGGATCGTGCGTGCACCAGGTTGTTAG
- a CDS encoding ATP-binding protein, whose protein sequence is MQAPAPSSIPAIDSAPTIGLAWLVRLRWGAVAGQAVLVLVARVALGIDFALSILAGLLGLTAASNAALAIWLGRGGRSSQQILAAVLVFDTVILTAMLHASGGAANPFSVFYLVQVALAALLLETSGTWLVALVTSIGFATLFVGFVVPSLAPAEPPTMHHGHHHGGDPSNQSFSVHLQGMWAAYTLAAIFVGYFVTRLARALERQKRDLLALQHVAAKAEKLASLSTLAAGAAHELGTPLATIAVVAKELERASERAGDAPLDRKSVADDARLLRAEAERCRTILAQMGAHAGQSQGEAPRAVSARQIAADVMAELDEARSARVAVEAGDDPSLTVVAPPRALVQVLLNVVRNGLDASEDAPAARRKVTLSLGASTRASGRPARDASFVDFAVTDEGAGIAPDMVGRLGEPFLTTKAPGRGLGLGLFLVRAFVERTGGRLDIASRLGEGTKVTLSVPARADTSAAPMDSRMATG, encoded by the coding sequence ATGCAAGCCCCCGCTCCGTCCTCGATCCCCGCCATCGACTCCGCCCCGACCATCGGGCTGGCGTGGCTGGTGCGGCTCCGTTGGGGCGCGGTGGCCGGGCAAGCCGTGCTGGTGCTGGTCGCGCGCGTCGCGCTCGGGATCGACTTTGCGCTGTCGATCCTGGCCGGGCTCTTGGGGCTGACGGCGGCCTCGAACGCGGCGCTCGCGATCTGGCTCGGGCGCGGCGGGCGCTCCTCGCAGCAGATCTTGGCGGCGGTGCTGGTGTTCGACACCGTGATCCTGACGGCGATGCTGCACGCCAGCGGGGGCGCCGCCAATCCGTTCTCGGTCTTCTACTTGGTGCAGGTCGCGCTGGCCGCGCTGCTGCTCGAGACGAGCGGTACGTGGCTGGTGGCGTTGGTCACGTCGATTGGGTTCGCCACCCTCTTCGTCGGCTTCGTGGTGCCGAGCCTGGCGCCCGCGGAGCCGCCGACCATGCACCACGGGCATCATCACGGGGGCGATCCGTCGAATCAGTCGTTCTCGGTGCACTTGCAGGGGATGTGGGCGGCCTACACCTTGGCCGCCATCTTCGTGGGCTACTTCGTGACGCGGCTGGCGCGCGCGCTCGAGCGGCAAAAACGCGACCTGTTGGCGCTGCAGCACGTAGCGGCCAAGGCGGAGAAGCTGGCCTCTCTGAGCACCCTCGCGGCGGGTGCGGCCCACGAGCTGGGCACACCGCTGGCGACCATCGCGGTGGTCGCCAAGGAGCTGGAACGCGCCAGCGAGCGGGCCGGCGACGCGCCGCTCGATCGCAAGAGCGTGGCCGACGATGCGCGCTTGCTTCGCGCCGAGGCCGAGCGGTGCCGCACCATTTTGGCGCAGATGGGTGCCCACGCCGGGCAGAGCCAAGGCGAGGCACCGCGCGCCGTGTCCGCGCGGCAAATCGCCGCCGATGTGATGGCGGAGCTCGACGAGGCACGCTCGGCGCGGGTCGCCGTGGAGGCAGGCGATGATCCTTCGCTCACGGTGGTGGCGCCCCCGCGCGCCCTGGTGCAAGTGCTGCTCAACGTCGTGCGCAACGGGCTCGACGCGAGCGAGGACGCCCCCGCGGCGCGACGCAAGGTGACCCTGTCGCTCGGCGCCTCCACCCGCGCCAGCGGGCGGCCCGCGCGCGACGCGAGCTTCGTCGACTTCGCGGTGACCGACGAAGGCGCCGGCATCGCGCCCGATATGGTGGGCCGCCTGGGCGAGCCCTTTCTCACCACCAAGGCGCCGGGGCGGGGCTTGGGCCTCGGCCTTTTTCTGGTGCGCGCCTTCGTCGAGCGCACGGGCGGGCGCCTCGACATCGCGTCGCGGCTGGGCGAGGGGACCAAGGTCACGTTGTCGGTGCCCGCCCGCGCCGATACCTCCGCAGCACCCATGGACAGCAGGATGGCAACCGGATGA
- a CDS encoding response regulator transcription factor yields MSEETPRSILVVDDDDTFRTRLVRAFADRGFDAHGAANGEEALRRARTDSPEYAVVDLRMPGDFGLDVVRALREIDEATRIVVLTGYGSIATAIEAIRMGAVDYLTKPADADQILSAFEAGQSGKRVDESADSSAVPSLARVEWEHIQRVLMDCGGNVSQAARALGLHRRSLQRKLSKRPMRR; encoded by the coding sequence ATGAGCGAAGAGACACCGCGCTCGATTCTCGTCGTCGACGACGACGACACCTTTCGCACCCGCCTGGTGCGCGCCTTCGCCGACCGCGGCTTCGACGCGCACGGCGCCGCCAACGGCGAAGAAGCGCTCCGCCGCGCGCGCACGGACAGCCCCGAGTACGCGGTGGTCGATCTGCGCATGCCGGGCGACTTCGGCCTGGACGTCGTCCGCGCCCTCCGCGAAATCGACGAGGCCACCCGCATCGTGGTGCTCACCGGCTACGGAAGCATCGCCACCGCCATCGAAGCCATCCGCATGGGCGCCGTCGACTACCTCACGAAGCCCGCCGACGCCGACCAAATCCTGAGCGCCTTCGAAGCCGGCCAAAGCGGCAAACGCGTCGACGAGAGCGCCGACAGCAGCGCCGTCCCCAGCTTGGCCCGCGTGGAGTGGGAGCACATCCAGCGCGTCCTCATGGACTGCGGCGGCAACGTCTCCCAAGCCGCGCGCGCCCTCGGCCTCCACCGCCGCTCGCTCCAGCGCAAATTGTCGAAGCGCCCGATGCGGCGCTGA
- a CDS encoding MFS transporter encodes MPFRRAWQETRGLSPAFWLVFVATLINRTGTMVLPFLVLYLTRALGMSGSRAAFVMATWGVVALVASPLMGRLSDRVGAMRLMKILMVLTGLFLLAYLAVSTFAGVVVVTTAASFANEGFRPLIPTVVAQVVPADRLKSAFAVSRLATNLGMAIAPVVGGLLADHDIVLLFWVDGGTSLLAALVLIAGTRKGWPAKKPSAPRAARGGDGPWLFADARLRLCFLATFPIAVVFLQHNSSFALFMVDKLKLTAVDYGIVSSINPVLIVLLEVPLATALAHWSYRRTLTLGAFLVAVGFGALAFVDGVFGAAAGLVIWTFGEMLTLPQLNAYVTEVAPEARRGEALGYYMMIWSLASSVGPWLGIQGLEYIGAARMWTAAMLFGLTALFATLRLREPDPVAVTV; translated from the coding sequence ATGCCTTTCCGTCGCGCCTGGCAGGAGACCCGGGGGTTGTCCCCTGCCTTCTGGCTCGTTTTCGTGGCAACCCTGATCAACCGCACCGGAACCATGGTGCTGCCCTTTCTCGTCCTCTACCTGACGCGGGCGCTCGGCATGAGCGGCTCGCGGGCAGCGTTCGTCATGGCCACGTGGGGGGTGGTCGCGCTCGTGGCCTCGCCCCTCATGGGCAGGCTGTCCGATCGGGTCGGGGCCATGCGCCTGATGAAGATCCTGATGGTGCTGACGGGCCTATTTCTTCTTGCTTATCTCGCCGTGAGCACCTTTGCGGGCGTGGTGGTTGTGACAACGGCGGCGTCCTTTGCCAACGAGGGATTTCGCCCGCTCATTCCCACCGTGGTGGCGCAGGTCGTGCCGGCGGACCGGCTCAAATCGGCGTTTGCCGTTTCGCGACTGGCCACGAACCTGGGCATGGCCATCGCGCCGGTGGTTGGCGGTTTGCTCGCCGATCACGATATCGTTCTCCTGTTTTGGGTCGACGGCGGGACCAGTTTGTTGGCGGCGCTCGTATTGATCGCGGGGACGCGAAAGGGCTGGCCAGCTAAGAAACCCAGCGCGCCGCGCGCCGCGCGAGGGGGAGATGGCCCATGGCTGTTTGCCGATGCGCGCTTGCGTCTGTGTTTTCTGGCGACCTTTCCCATCGCGGTCGTGTTCTTGCAGCACAATTCGTCCTTTGCGCTCTTCATGGTGGACAAGCTGAAGCTCACCGCCGTGGACTATGGCATCGTCTCCAGCATCAATCCCGTGCTGATCGTGCTGCTGGAGGTGCCGCTGGCCACCGCGCTCGCGCACTGGTCCTACCGGCGCACCTTGACCCTGGGGGCATTTCTGGTGGCCGTTGGATTCGGTGCTTTGGCGTTCGTCGATGGCGTGTTCGGCGCGGCGGCGGGCCTGGTGATCTGGACCTTCGGCGAAATGCTGACATTGCCCCAGCTCAATGCGTACGTGACCGAGGTGGCGCCCGAGGCGCGGCGCGGGGAGGCCCTTGGCTACTACATGATGATCTGGAGCCTCGCCTCCAGCGTGGGGCCGTGGCTCGGGATCCAGGGGCTCGAATACATCGGCGCAGCGCGCATGTGGACGGCGGCCATGCTCTTCGGGCTGACGGCGCTCTTCGCCACCCTCCGCTTGCGTGAGCCCGATCCGGTCGCTGTGACGGTGTAG
- a CDS encoding IS701 family transposase, producing the protein MSSTELRHFVSESAWDAAAVEEVLWEKADALLGADDAFLIIDDTALPKKGSESVGVAHQYCGALGKQANCQCLVSVTLANDIVPLPLSLQLYVPMDWAADPERRAKVGIPDNVVFREKWRIAIDEVRRLRKAGVRFGTVLADAGYGHCTEFREALSSEGLLWALGVQSTQQVYPANVKTKMPARIGNQKHPIPSHPVDAASEMIQALGDKGFKKVTWRTTTTGRPMSARFARCRVAIADGKRTGVGCRLPGTEAWLVCEERANGEKKYYLTNHPTDASLRKVVGAIKARWSCEEAQTQTVKSWSASRWSDEFSSWFVDRDIAA; encoded by the coding sequence GTGTCTTCGACAGAGTTGCGTCACTTCGTAAGCGAGTCTGCTTGGGACGCCGCGGCGGTCGAAGAAGTGCTGTGGGAGAAGGCGGATGCATTACTTGGTGCGGACGATGCGTTCTTGATCATCGACGACACCGCACTCCCAAAGAAGGGAAGCGAATCGGTTGGCGTCGCACATCAGTACTGCGGAGCGCTCGGAAAACAGGCGAACTGTCAGTGCTTGGTGTCCGTGACGTTGGCCAACGACATCGTTCCCCTTCCGCTGTCCTTGCAGCTCTACGTTCCGATGGATTGGGCTGCCGACCCGGAGCGACGCGCGAAAGTGGGCATCCCGGACAACGTCGTCTTTCGCGAGAAGTGGAGGATCGCGATCGACGAAGTGAGACGCCTTCGGAAAGCGGGCGTTCGGTTCGGGACGGTGCTGGCCGACGCCGGTTACGGCCACTGCACAGAGTTTCGCGAGGCGCTTTCGAGCGAAGGGCTGCTCTGGGCACTCGGAGTACAGTCGACTCAACAGGTCTATCCGGCCAACGTGAAAACCAAGATGCCAGCTCGCATCGGAAATCAGAAACATCCGATTCCGAGTCACCCCGTCGATGCCGCCTCGGAGATGATTCAGGCCCTCGGTGATAAAGGATTCAAGAAAGTCACCTGGCGAACAACGACGACAGGCAGACCGATGAGTGCCCGCTTCGCTCGTTGTCGCGTCGCCATCGCAGACGGCAAGCGAACCGGCGTCGGATGCCGTTTGCCCGGCACGGAGGCCTGGCTCGTCTGTGAAGAACGAGCGAACGGCGAAAAGAAGTACTACCTAACGAACCATCCAACCGACGCATCGCTTCGGAAAGTCGTGGGCGCGATCAAAGCGCGCTGGTCGTGCGAGGAAGCCCAGACGCAAACCGTAAAATCTTGGTCCGCTTCGCGCTGGAGCGACGAGTTTTCAAGCTGGTTCGTCGATCGCGACATCGCGGCGTAG
- a CDS encoding di-heme enzyme yields MKRLLAPSVVTIAASASLAIAATAAMVAGCGDSSKASPDPPPGPGPDGGTSAFEWRLPVGFPTPKVPNDNPMTAEKVDLGRHLFYDTRLSGNGTFSCASCHEQGKAFTDGLARSKGSTGELHPRGSMSLTNVGYAKTLTWANDLMGTLEKQALVPMFGEAPIELGLAGHQAEMLEKLRKEPYYQTAFPRAFPGTDEPFATLRIVEALSAFQRTLISGRSPYDKWAFGGEKNALSDSAKRGRDLFFSETLECFHCHGGFNFSDSSTHTGGPSSEGQFHNTALYNLDGKGAYPADNRGLMDVSTNPADMGRFKAPTLRNIAVTAPYMHDGSIATLEEVLDHYAAGGRTIKTGPNAGDGSKSPLKSEFVIGFVISDEQKRDVIHFLESLTDNDFLTDPRFANPWTAGRTP; encoded by the coding sequence ATGAAACGCCTCCTTGCTCCAAGCGTGGTGACCATCGCGGCGAGCGCATCGCTCGCGATCGCCGCGACCGCTGCGATGGTCGCGGGGTGCGGCGATTCGTCGAAGGCGAGCCCCGATCCGCCGCCCGGGCCCGGCCCCGACGGCGGCACCAGCGCGTTCGAATGGCGCTTGCCGGTGGGGTTCCCCACGCCCAAGGTGCCGAACGACAACCCGATGACGGCCGAGAAAGTCGACCTCGGGCGGCATCTCTTCTACGACACCCGGCTCTCGGGCAACGGCACCTTCTCGTGCGCCTCGTGCCATGAGCAAGGCAAGGCGTTCACCGATGGCCTGGCGCGCTCCAAGGGCTCGACGGGGGAGCTGCACCCGCGCGGCTCGATGAGCCTGACCAACGTGGGGTACGCGAAGACGTTGACGTGGGCGAACGATCTCATGGGCACCCTCGAGAAGCAGGCCCTGGTCCCCATGTTCGGCGAGGCGCCCATCGAGCTGGGGCTCGCGGGGCATCAAGCCGAGATGCTCGAGAAGCTCCGCAAGGAGCCGTATTACCAGACGGCGTTCCCGCGCGCGTTTCCGGGGACCGACGAGCCGTTCGCCACCTTGCGCATCGTGGAAGCGCTCAGCGCCTTTCAGCGGACGCTCATCTCGGGCCGCTCGCCTTACGACAAATGGGCCTTCGGCGGCGAGAAGAACGCGCTGTCGGACTCGGCCAAGCGCGGACGCGATCTGTTCTTCTCGGAGACCTTGGAGTGCTTCCACTGCCATGGAGGCTTCAACTTCTCCGACTCGTCGACCCACACCGGCGGCCCCTCGAGCGAGGGGCAGTTCCACAACACCGCCCTCTACAACCTCGACGGCAAGGGCGCGTATCCCGCAGACAACCGAGGGCTGATGGACGTCTCCACCAACCCTGCCGACATGGGGCGATTCAAAGCGCCCACCTTGCGCAATATCGCGGTCACCGCTCCGTACATGCACGATGGGAGCATCGCGACCTTGGAAGAAGTGCTCGACCATTACGCCGCCGGCGGGCGCACCATCAAGACGGGGCCCAACGCCGGGGACGGTTCGAAGAGCCCACTCAAGAGCGAATTCGTCATTGGGTTCGTGATTTCCGACGAACAAAAGCGGGACGTCATCCACTTTCTCGAGAGCCTGACGGACAACGACTTTTTGACCGATCCACGGTTCGCAAACCCGTGGACCGCAGGGAGAACGCCATGA